AGGAAAGTGTAACATTGAAAGGACGAGAGTGGAGGTGTTCGCAATCAGGTGGACAAAGCTAGACTGACTCTAGTTGACGCTCATTGCTGCTGACGCGTGTGTGTGGCCACATGCTTGGCCCGGCTATTTTGTATGAAGTCTGTGATTGTTGTCAGATATGCCATGTagtgccccccccctctctctctctctctctctctctctctctctctctctctctctctctctctctctctctctctctctctctctctctctctctctctctctctctctctctctctctctctctctctctctctctctctctctctctctctctctctctctctctctctctctctctctctctctctctctctctctctctctctctctctctctctctctctctctctctctctctctctctctctctctctctctctctctctctctctctctctctctctctctctctctctctctctctctctctctctctctctctctctctctctctaaatgagtTTTAAGTATTCTCTGTACATTTGATTATATGATAAGaccatataattatacaaaagaTTTGTTTTCTGAAAACAAATCTATGAGTTTGTATATGTCCCTATAAGTTGGGGCAACATTGTTTGTGTGATGTAATGTGACAAGGTCACCCTACTTGACCTAAGTTCCACACTTTTGATAAAACCATCCTTTGATCCTGAGTGCTTAATGATTTAGTGACTTGAATCTTCCTGCAGATGGCTGGACTCTGGTTGCTTGTGAGGATGTAATATCAATCCACCTTTTGCCAGCACAGTAATTTTGGGTTGCCCAAGTTTCATCAAAGtaaacaaggagggagggagagagtgacagATGGGTGAAGAGGCAACACAGCTAGGGGTTACATGCCTCAGGCAGCTTCACTTAAAGTGGCAATAAATTTGAAAGGCCATAggatcttttttttgtgtgtgttaatgcTAATTGTTTTTAATAAATgaatccaatatatatatatatatatatatatatatatatatatatatatatatatatatatatatatatatatatatatatatatatatatatatatatatatatatatatatataaaacatactTTTTTTGAGAATTTCCTTAATTACATGATTTTTACCATCCATTATCAGGTAGCATTTTCTATTTTCACATCCTCAGGCCATGCTTTGCCAATCCAGCCCTTATGGTGCTGCTGCGGCCAATCAGCAAGTTTTTGGCTGTCCTGGTGGGTAGGGGCTTCAGAAAGTGGTGGCAGGCTCTACCTCCACACAAGAGGAAGATCTTCATTCAACACTTGAGGCGAAATAGATTGCGCTATGCTGGTATGCTCAGTGCATTGCCCTATTAGGCTCCCAAGAGCATGCATGCCCATTGTCCTTTACAGAAGCATCATTATGTTCTTTTTAATTACATTGACAACAATTCTAGAACAAAACAAAATTATTAAAAGTTTCCACAGCaagggaagacagaaagacaaTAATCAATATTGGTCACATAAGTGCCTTGATTGATCCTTATGGAAAGAGTTTAAGTCTGAGGAAGCAGCAAAATTAAGAGCATtgtttttctattatatattttattcatcccTTGGTCtgtttcctttaccataaaaaaaagatcaacagTGTCTTCCTTGTTTGGTGTCTAGAGCTCTTAGCCTGTTCACTGTTGTGTGGCTAAaagtgccttccctccctcctccatggcCCAGCTGGAGGCAGTGTTGTGGGGGTGGCAGGTCTCGTTTACTACCAGAACCACGTCACCATCACTCCCTACACTGGCAGACGCAGGTTCATGCTCCTGACATCTGACCAGCTGTTCTCTATGTCTGATCAGCTTTATGACATGGTTAGTGGTGCTGTGTTTGTCACCTCAGGGGATCTTTTATGATTGTAAAATGATAGCGTATTGTCATCTTTATTGATCACCACTGGCATGATTCAACtgaatgattattttttattcagttttcacTTAACATCTCAAATACAGTGGTGATGGAAGTGTGTCTTTGTCTAAGAGTTCAGAACACATCATTCAAAGAATTAGAAAGTATTCCATGGGCTTTGAGAGTACAgtgtcttgtttctttttttatgtaacATTTTGTGTGATGTTTgcaggagatggagaaatatacCCACCTCATGCTGCCACAGGATCACCCAATGGTGGACCGTGTGCGCAGGGTTGGCAACAGGCTGCTGCAGGCCAACAGCACCCTGCCAGAGCTGTACTTGAAGTCATGGACAGTTTCCCTGGTTGATGACTCCATCATGAATTGCTTTGTTCTACCTGTGAGTCATAATCTCCATCTGCTCCCATCCTGTTTTCCTAGCAATGTAACCGCCTCCATTCTTGAGTGAGGACTGccactctctttctctgtctttcctcttttcttgtcctttcaatggaactccttccttccttccatcattcattcatcctGCTGTATTGGCTAGACTGGGTTGTAGTAAAGACTGTCACTCTTGAAATGATAGCCAAATGTTCAATCCATGGCTGGAATGAAAGCACATCCATCACATTGTAAAACATCTAAAAGTAAATGCCATTTCTGTTCATACTCAACACCTCTGATGATCAGTATGTGTGCAGcagcgacttttttttttcttgatactTAACTCCTGCATTCCATTCCTTCTGCTTCTGTTTATAATGttcacatttattttattttattattattatttttttaaaagaatagagacagctcaagggcaagaaacaaaaacaggaacaataaGACCGGCTAggtgctgctcctataaaagaaaacagaaagagaagccaaaagagaggtcagttttgagtggagagttgtcctgatactcacttcttgaaagagttcaagttgtagggaggaggaaatacagatgaaggaaggcagtTTCatagtttaccagcagaagggatataagaatgaaaatgctggttaactcttgcataagagatttggacagaatagggatgagcaaaaAATTGTGCCAGACTCTGACAAAAGCTTTTGAGATATCTAAGCttacagcaaaagtttcactgaaacagctaagagaggatgaccaggagtcagtcaGGAAGgtaagatcaccagtagaacaccccgtGCACCCTagcagaacccatactggtgatcagattgaaggtcagaagttgatagattcttaagaatcttttggttaaggattgattcaaaagctttagaaagacaggaaagtaaagctataggatggtagtttaagggattggaacagtcacctcTTTTAGGTACAGGCTGAATCtaggtgtacttccagcaggaaggaaaggtagatgttgaatggcagagatgaaagagtttgactaggcagggtgtcagcacagaagtacagtgtttaaggacaatagaaggcactccatcaggtccaaaagCCTTCTGAGGAGAGAGGGCTTAGAAAAATATTGCTCTTAAGagttttaataacaggcatagtatagtcagagggaggatgagtaggaggaatatgccctgagttgtccagagtggaatttttagagaaagtttgagcaaagagctCGGCCTTAGAAACAGATGTGATAGCATGCTGccatcaggactaaggagaggttGGAAAGATGAAGATTCACTGAGAGCAACATGTTCACTATTTTCCCTGTGTATGTGTTTATTTACACATGCATCTCATTTTTTTCGCAGACTGGTGATATTGTCATGTTCACTGGATTGATGGAAGTCCTGGATAACGACGATCAGGTGGCAGCAATCCTTGCACATGAAATGAGCCATGCCATCCTAGACCATGCGGTGAGTATAGAAAGCCTTGGCTGGGAGATAAGCTGTATTTCTGAACTTTATCTCAAAGGGGAGGAAGTTGGTTATTATGAAGCTCTGGATGAGAATTGGGTACAATCAGTCACTCTTCTCTTGTCTCAATGGTTCAAACAGCTGTGGGAGTATCATGATGCAAGGAATGTTGGAATGGCTGATAAAAGTATAACAGATTTATTCAGTTGACATGTAGGTATATACATGATTTATCTTTCTCTTACAGTTAAAAATTTAATAGCAAATTTCCTTTTAAAGAGACATGAATTGTTTTGTTAGGAATATGCTGATTTTAAGCCTGATCGTACACACTGAATCATTCAAgaactctttcttttctcaagcacaaaaaaaacagaagtaatttcattttcctccccattGCAACATCATCTGATCACCTTCACATTCATATCCTTCTGTGAATCCCCTCATCATTTTATCATTCAGCAGTTTGACTTCCCTTTGTGCTACCAAATCCATAACATCTTGGATAAGTCCTTCCTTGTACTCTACATCAGACAATGTAGTTGTGCACTCACGGGGAGGGGGGGTCTTGGTTGTTCAGGTTAGTTTTCTTGACTTCACTTCCTGCCACAGTAAGCTCAACCACTGCATATACATTACGTACTTAAGCTCAGATTATCTCTTAATACACAGTGCTGCTTGTGTCAACTAGTGGTCAAATTTCATAAATTATAATAAATTACCCCATTGGAGCTTATTGCATTCCCCAGTCTCCATAGGGGAGCTCAGTACACTCCCCAGGACTTCACAGTACTTTGAAAGTCCTTGTGGTTAATTTCAGGTGTGTCTCTGCACCTCAGTGGTGAAGTGGTAAGCACTCCTAGATACAAATCTACAGGCCTGGTTTCAAATTCTAGCCCAGGCAATATGTGgatagcccacccagctgttcatcctcccttttggacttgttgataaatgggtacagTAGGAAACTTGGGGAAGATAACTgtgtaacccagatgtcacactggtcctgtgccTACGGTAATGGGTTATTAACTTGCCAAAGCCTCAAGGGCCAATTACTCATATCCCTGGCCATTAAGCCTGTATACATTTCAAGGTCCCCTGATTTCGACTTCAGATATTGAAAATATATTGGTTAAGGTTAAAAAATATGACAGGTGCTTTTTCCAAAACTGGGGCAAATGGCCGCTGGGGGCGATAATCCAAGATGGCGGCCGGAAATGGGATATTATATACTAACTTTAATTCAGGCCAGCACATAGGATGAAATGAAATGTCATGTGTATTCTGACTCATTTTGACACATACAAATGATTTTCAAaactattttttatattatacaGTAAATTACTTGGTAATTAAAACAAAACTCATAAgaaatatatgtattttgcatctttattgaaCAATTCCATGACTATAGAAGCAATCCCACCTGACAACTTTCCATAAGTAAAATGATAATGTGCATCACAATATATACCCACTGAACCATCAATACATCAAAATCATGGAATCATGTAACATGGAAACATTCCTTCAATTGAGACTGATAAGAGATTTATGAAAGTGAGTATTTCATATGTTCAAGCACTTAGTTTGAGAGATATTTTTGTGACAGTAATTCAATCACATTACACCAGCATGTTTGCATGAACAGCACATTGAAGTACATGACCCATTGCATCCACACAATGTAAGTATATTGTCAGGGAGTGGTTTCAAACACTTCTGGGGAAGAAGAATTCCGTCTTGATTCCTCCAACAATAATTGCATGGTTCAAGAGCACAAGGTTCCTCATCAAGAAAGGTGAGTGCATTTTGTGTCTGATAAAAGGCCCTTTTCAAATGCCCCTGTATAACACTTGATGTTAGTGGCAACTCATTCAGGCATATCACAGAATTTTGATGCAGCTCTACTCTCAGCTGATCAAATGAAGTGGATGTTCATTTCCTTCTTGTCCCAGCCCACACACGCACAAGATATTGCTCAGTAAGATAAAGTTCTGTCTCAAAAAGAATGGCTGATTCTCCAAATCCAGATAGGTCTGGTAGTGGCTGGCTTACTATAGCAGAATGCTTTGTCCCAAGTTGGGACAAAGCAAGCAAGAAAAGCAAGGTTGGGACTCCCAACCTTGCTGAGAGCATCATTTCCTATCAATATATGCACTTTAATTAGAACTCGACAGGTTTCATCTCCTAGTTTTTGGTGAAGGGTGTGATGTGGAACCATTCTTCGCTTTTTGCCAGCTCCAAACCAAACCCAGAGCTCCTGTAATCCACCATCTTTAAACACACTGATGTACCACAACAGCAGAACAATAGTGTCAGTATCATTGGACATTATTATGGCTCTTTTACATTCCTGTTTAGCCCGAGAATGGCGATAGACCTCAATTGAGGCTTGCCCGAGGAGAGGCGACATGCCTCAATTGAGCGCGATTTTTGAACGTGTACAGAAACCGCACCAGTAGGTCTAGATGGCATTATGCCCAAGCAAAGAGGGCTTTCGAACCCTTTCCTGCCTCTCAGGCCAAAAGGCAGAAGTTTGATAGACGAGCTCCCTGGGGCGAGTAAGTCTATGGGATGTAACACtccaaatattaaaaaaatccgGCACCTAGAAATCATGGAAATTTTAAGAAGTGAGTAGTAAAATGTATCAAGTATGTGTTGTCTAATCATTCTGAACACTTTtccgcaaaaaacaaaaaatccaaatTTGCTTGGCACCAGGGGAAGGTTTTTGTGAAAAATGCGCGGCAGTTAATGGCCAGGGCCTGGACTAAATGTGACAAAAAAGAGCACTGAGGCCATacacagctatagtgtatgcccccaactttatcttTACTTTACCTGCAATAACATATCAACTCTAGCACAAGATCGTTGCATCATGAACATTCTTCCTCATCATTCTCCTTAATTCCAGGCTGAGCACATAAACCAAGGGTACCTGTTGGACCTAGTGATCCTTGTCCCCGTGGCACTCATCTGGGCCATCCTCCCCAGTGATCTGCTAGCCATGATCTCACACTGGCTTCTCAACATGGTGGTTACCCTCTTCCTCACACTCCCTTACTCCAGGACCCTGGAGTCTGAGGCTGACCAGCTGGGCCTTCGTCTGGCTGCCAAGGTAATGCATACTGGAAGTTGGCCTATCTGCCAGTTTTGATTGTAGAGTGAGGTGGGGGTAATCCAAACTACTAagggaaaaatatttattaaaaatcAGAATAACAACTCCGTTGAAAAACATTGGTTGGAAAATATACCTCTGGTACAGGGCTATCTTGGTGATTTTTTTCAAAACTGTAAGAAATATACACGGTTCACAGTTAAGGTTTTTTCAAAGAGGTAAGACTGTCCAGATCACCCCCACTATAGGGGGTGTTCCAAACTTGGTAAAGGGGTGATCCAAACACCGCTATTTTTACTAATATAATGAATCAGAATATTGTTTTAAATGTTATCCTCAAATAAAATATTGAAAGCAGATGAACTAAGAATATTCAATCACAACAAATTAAACTAGATTGTAATGAATTCACAAACAATTTCATATTGCATACCAGTAGTATGTATTGGAGGCTTGTATAAAACCAAGTACATTTTATAGTGTTTGGATACATAGTTTTTGGGATGAGTGGGCATTCAAATGGGATATAAATAGGGAGTAGACTGAACTGTTCGATATACCCTCGATGTACTTACGTAATGTAGCTAGCCATGAGGAACCAAGAAATGGCTGGACTGCATAATTTTTCAGCAGATATCATGGTAGACACATAGTTGTCACTAATAACAGTCATACCACTGGAATCAGCACACTTTCGCAGTATAACATCAAGCATcgaaaaaatctaaaaattcacCTGACGGTCTGACGACTCGCGTGGTTAACAAAAGTCTGCCGTCATCTTGaggcttcccattttctttttttaaattattgggCTAactattttataattatttaggGGGGGGATATTATGACACCTGTTCGCTACACCCCCTAGGTCGGTATACCCCCACATCGCCCcacatatgtctgtctgtctcttcagtAACTCAGCCCCTTCCCTCAGCCTTGCTCTGTTGTAAAAAAGTTATTCACTAACTACACAAACCCATTTTGCAATCAAGCTATGATACAGTCAGATTTTAGTATATTGAATAGTATGCCTGCTTTTATGGATGTTTGTGTGTTCAACTGCATCTCTCGGTGATCCAGACTTTTTTTCAGGCCTGCTATGATGTGCGAGAGTTCGGTGCTTTGTGGGGTAAGATGGCTGTGCTGGACCAGATCAAAGAAGACAATGGCCCAGCCTGGATGTCTACCCACCCCACTAATGAGGACCGCCAGAAGGAGTTGGAGGGGCGAATGGCCGAGGCCCTAGAGCTCCGCAAGTTCTGTAAGGTAAGTGTGTGTCCAGAGTGTCTCATTCTCGTTTACAGTGCCTTGCTAGATATGTGTTCTTGTTATTTCACCCCATCTCTCCATTTTCTATCTCTGTTCTTTCCCTTATTGCTAAAAAGGTTAC
The DNA window shown above is from Eriocheir sinensis breed Jianghai 21 chromosome 15, ASM2467909v1, whole genome shotgun sequence and carries:
- the LOC126998944 gene encoding metalloendopeptidase OMA1, mitochondrial-like isoform X2, which gives rise to MLLFRLAQRAFATSTVGYSCHSRVGKEIKRPAEVAARLGRSGQLQQGHSTTGKDASLSSVNLVRNLHTTRPCFANPALMVLLRPISKFLAVLVGRGFRKWWQALPPHKRKIFIQHLRRNRLRYAAGGSVVGVAGLVYYQNHVTITPYTGRRRFMLLTSDQLFSMSDQLYDMEMEKYTHLMLPQDHPMVDRVRRVGNRLLQANSTLPELYLKSWTVSLVDDSIMNCFVLPTGDIVMFTGLMEVLDNDDQVAAILAHEMSHAILDHAAEHINQGYLLDLVILVPVALIWAILPSDLLAMISHWLLNMVVTLFLTLPYSRTLESEADQLGLRLAAKACYDVREFGALWGKMAVLDQIKEDNGPAWMSTHPTNEDRQKELEGRMAEALELRKFCKCPPLSLKDPREPIKMLQQMVAQRRSQQPVKAIPMPMPAPSGDIIELPLSSSSSSPSSSSSVSSLSSPALSRSAPSTLSPSPS
- the LOC126998944 gene encoding metalloendopeptidase OMA1, mitochondrial-like isoform X1, with the translated sequence MFTTAFPEVSMAPQPILVAKGLSCTMLLFRLAQRAFATSTVGYSCHSRVGKEIKRPAEVAARLGRSGQLQQGHSTTGKDASLSSVNLVRNLHTTRPCFANPALMVLLRPISKFLAVLVGRGFRKWWQALPPHKRKIFIQHLRRNRLRYAAGGSVVGVAGLVYYQNHVTITPYTGRRRFMLLTSDQLFSMSDQLYDMEMEKYTHLMLPQDHPMVDRVRRVGNRLLQANSTLPELYLKSWTVSLVDDSIMNCFVLPTGDIVMFTGLMEVLDNDDQVAAILAHEMSHAILDHAAEHINQGYLLDLVILVPVALIWAILPSDLLAMISHWLLNMVVTLFLTLPYSRTLESEADQLGLRLAAKACYDVREFGALWGKMAVLDQIKEDNGPAWMSTHPTNEDRQKELEGRMAEALELRKFCKCPPLSLKDPREPIKMLQQMVAQRRSQQPVKAIPMPMPAPSGDIIELPLSSSSSSPSSSSSVSSLSSPALSRSAPSTLSPSPS
- the LOC126998944 gene encoding metalloendopeptidase OMA1, mitochondrial-like isoform X3; translation: MLLTSDQLFSMSDQLYDMEMEKYTHLMLPQDHPMVDRVRRVGNRLLQANSTLPELYLKSWTVSLVDDSIMNCFVLPTGDIVMFTGLMEVLDNDDQVAAILAHEMSHAILDHAAEHINQGYLLDLVILVPVALIWAILPSDLLAMISHWLLNMVVTLFLTLPYSRTLESEADQLGLRLAAKACYDVREFGALWGKMAVLDQIKEDNGPAWMSTHPTNEDRQKELEGRMAEALELRKFCKCPPLSLKDPREPIKMLQQMVAQRRSQQPVKAIPMPMPAPSGDIIELPLSSSSSSPSSSSSVSSLSSPALSRSAPSTLSPSPS